A single window of Vigna unguiculata cultivar IT97K-499-35 chromosome 1, ASM411807v1, whole genome shotgun sequence DNA harbors:
- the LOC114177812 gene encoding uncharacterized protein LOC114177812 isoform X1: MAKAILLSNKCFGHEQLWATRSFPTMQQFINGKKIDLKGKAVASLNSNSKRANLFAAKKERIRLPTYSDDFGGKKYHISEFLSHPSGIAAVLNTKALQSFQSIDGNTYRCELPKLQFLNFEAAPLLDLRVTSTDEDCLVEMLSCKFEGSEVVKEQNRHFSAFMVNHMKWGGAGAESYLEVDVKLNLTLEIYTQPFTMMPTSAVEGPGNIMMQALVDKLVPLLLQQMLQDYDAWVEKQSYSLKSGF; the protein is encoded by the exons ATGG CAAAAGCAATCCTTTTGAGCAACAAATGTTTCGGACACGAACAACTCTGGGCCACACGTTCATTCCCCACGATGCAACAATTTATCAACGG gaAGAAAATAGACCTCAAGGGGAAGGCAGTAGCTTCCttgaattcaaattcaaagagGGCAAATTTGTTTGCTGCGAAAAAGGAGAGAATCAGACTTCCAACATATAGTGATGATTTTGGAGGGAAGAAATATCACATCAGTGAATTTCTGAGCCACCCAAGTGGAATTGCAGCCGTTTTGAACACAAAGGCCTTGCAATCATTTCAATCTATTGATGGCAACACATACAG ATGTGAACTGCCtaaacttcaatttttaaactttgaagCTGCCCCATTGCTAGATCTTCGAGTTACCTCAACGGATGAAGATTGCTTGGTTGAGATGCTTTCTTGTAAG TTTGAAGGTTCAGAAGTTGTGAAAGAGCAAAACCGCCACTTTTCAG CATTCATGGTAAACCACATGAAATGGGGTGGTGCTGGTGCCGAATCATATTTAGAAGTTGATGTTAAGTTAAATCTCACACTTGAG ATCTACACACAACCATTTACCATGATGCCTACTTCTGCTGTTGAGGGTCCGGGAAATAT AATGATGCAGGCTTTGGTGGACAAGTTGGTGCCACTGCTACTACAGCAGATGCTACAAGATTATGATGCCTGGGTTGAAAAGCAATCATACTCTCTTAAATCAGGATTCTAG
- the LOC114177812 gene encoding uncharacterized protein LOC114177812 isoform X2, translating into MAKAILLSNKCFGHEQLWATRSFPTMQQFINGKKIDLKGKAVASLNSNSKRANLFAAKKERIRLPTYSDDFGGKKYHISEFLSHPSGIAAVLNTKALQSFQSIDGNTYRCELPKLQFLNFEAAPLLDLRVTSTDEDCLVEMLSCKFEGSEVVKEQNRHFSAFMVNHMKWGGAGAESYLEVDVKLNLTLENDAGFGGQVGATATTADATRL; encoded by the exons ATGG CAAAAGCAATCCTTTTGAGCAACAAATGTTTCGGACACGAACAACTCTGGGCCACACGTTCATTCCCCACGATGCAACAATTTATCAACGG gaAGAAAATAGACCTCAAGGGGAAGGCAGTAGCTTCCttgaattcaaattcaaagagGGCAAATTTGTTTGCTGCGAAAAAGGAGAGAATCAGACTTCCAACATATAGTGATGATTTTGGAGGGAAGAAATATCACATCAGTGAATTTCTGAGCCACCCAAGTGGAATTGCAGCCGTTTTGAACACAAAGGCCTTGCAATCATTTCAATCTATTGATGGCAACACATACAG ATGTGAACTGCCtaaacttcaatttttaaactttgaagCTGCCCCATTGCTAGATCTTCGAGTTACCTCAACGGATGAAGATTGCTTGGTTGAGATGCTTTCTTGTAAG TTTGAAGGTTCAGAAGTTGTGAAAGAGCAAAACCGCCACTTTTCAG CATTCATGGTAAACCACATGAAATGGGGTGGTGCTGGTGCCGAATCATATTTAGAAGTTGATGTTAAGTTAAATCTCACACTTGAG AATGATGCAGGCTTTGGTGGACAAGTTGGTGCCACTGCTACTACAGCAGATGCTACAAGATTATGA